In one window of Macadamia integrifolia cultivar HAES 741 chromosome 2, SCU_Mint_v3, whole genome shotgun sequence DNA:
- the LOC122088535 gene encoding mRNA decay activator protein ZFP36L2-like isoform X1 — protein sequence MERIEGFYENYSKVTGSFPSINLQNDHQLLLNRSRYGLTSFASSPLDSRTPDPLEMESALMHYPLAAAAAAAIVPSPIDAFSPPVIDSSKFHPRLMQKYHHSPNFSSRSSSQSPLPLSIIDNLETPPSRSPPLFTTPVKVEEDVLVMDGILVGSVPGGRSRSGSDSGSLSPGNSLYKTDICRTWEETGSCRYGTKCQFAHGKEELRPGRHINKNSKSEQSKSWSTGSSSTKNRLPRHVTASVASASPPLGMKKSTVKIKQEEENEKTTAVDWSPADDGIEIQIPSSSKKEPVSRETVDSYIRGVLYGPSSRRRLPAFAEICPE from the exons ATGGAACGGATTGAAGGATTTTACGAGAACTATTCAAAGGTAACTGGCAGTTTTCCCTCTATCAATCTACAAAACGATCACCAATTACTTCTCAACAGATCCCGCTATGGCTTAACGTCGTTCGCGAGCTCTCCTCTTGATTCTCGAACTCCCGATCCTCTCGAGATGGAATCTGCACTGATGCATTACCCTCTCGCGGCAGCAGCTGCGGCAGCCATCGTTCCTTCTCCTATCGACGCGTTCTCACCTCCTGTCATTGATTCGAGCAAGTTCCATCCGCGACTGATGCAAAAGTACCACCACAGCCCCAACTTCTCCTCTCGTAGCTCTTCGCAGTCTCCTCTACCTCTGTCGATAATAGACAACCTGGAGACCCCGCCGTCGAGGTCCCCTCCTTTGTTTACTACACCTGTGAAAGTCGAAGAGGACGTACTGGTGATGGATGGGATTCTTGTTGGATCGGTGCCGGGAGGACGTTCAAGGTCGGGTTCAGATTCTGGCTCCTTATCTCCGGGAAACAGCCTCTATAAGACGGATATTTGCCGGACATGGGAGGAAACGGGGAGTTGTCGCTACGGCACCAAATGCCAG TTCGCTCATGGAAAAGAGGAACTGCGTCCCGGCCGTCACATAAACAAGAACAGCAAATCCGAA CAATCCAAATCTTGGAGCACAGGCTCATCAAGCACGAAAAACCGCCTCCCTCGCCATGTCACGGCATCGGTAGCGTCTGCGTCACCACCACTGGGGATGAAGAAATCAACGGTGAAAATCAAACAGGAGGAAGAGAATGAGAAGACAACTGCTGTAGATTGGTCACCAGCAGATGACggcatcgagattcaaatcccttcttcttccaagaAGGAACCTGTATCCAGGGAAACAGTTGACTCGTACATTCGCGGAGTTCTGTATGGCCCTTCGAGTAGGAGAAGACTGCCCGCTTTTGCTGAAATCTGCCCAGAGTAG
- the LOC122088535 gene encoding mRNA decay activator protein ZFP36L2-B-like isoform X2, translating into MESALMHYPLAAAAAAAIVPSPIDAFSPPVIDSSKFHPRLMQKYHHSPNFSSRSSSQSPLPLSIIDNLETPPSRSPPLFTTPVKVEEDVLVMDGILVGSVPGGRSRSGSDSGSLSPGNSLYKTDICRTWEETGSCRYGTKCQFAHGKEELRPGRHINKNSKSEQSKSWSTGSSSTKNRLPRHVTASVASASPPLGMKKSTVKIKQEEENEKTTAVDWSPADDGIEIQIPSSSKKEPVSRETVDSYIRGVLYGPSSRRRLPAFAEICPE; encoded by the exons ATGGAATCTGCACTGATGCATTACCCTCTCGCGGCAGCAGCTGCGGCAGCCATCGTTCCTTCTCCTATCGACGCGTTCTCACCTCCTGTCATTGATTCGAGCAAGTTCCATCCGCGACTGATGCAAAAGTACCACCACAGCCCCAACTTCTCCTCTCGTAGCTCTTCGCAGTCTCCTCTACCTCTGTCGATAATAGACAACCTGGAGACCCCGCCGTCGAGGTCCCCTCCTTTGTTTACTACACCTGTGAAAGTCGAAGAGGACGTACTGGTGATGGATGGGATTCTTGTTGGATCGGTGCCGGGAGGACGTTCAAGGTCGGGTTCAGATTCTGGCTCCTTATCTCCGGGAAACAGCCTCTATAAGACGGATATTTGCCGGACATGGGAGGAAACGGGGAGTTGTCGCTACGGCACCAAATGCCAG TTCGCTCATGGAAAAGAGGAACTGCGTCCCGGCCGTCACATAAACAAGAACAGCAAATCCGAA CAATCCAAATCTTGGAGCACAGGCTCATCAAGCACGAAAAACCGCCTCCCTCGCCATGTCACGGCATCGGTAGCGTCTGCGTCACCACCACTGGGGATGAAGAAATCAACGGTGAAAATCAAACAGGAGGAAGAGAATGAGAAGACAACTGCTGTAGATTGGTCACCAGCAGATGACggcatcgagattcaaatcccttcttcttccaagaAGGAACCTGTATCCAGGGAAACAGTTGACTCGTACATTCGCGGAGTTCTGTATGGCCCTTCGAGTAGGAGAAGACTGCCCGCTTTTGCTGAAATCTGCCCAGAGTAG